One part of the Methylobacterium mesophilicum SR1.6/6 genome encodes these proteins:
- a CDS encoding DUF2312 domain-containing protein, with protein MTDMTDTVGVAGDRIRSIIERVERLEEEIKDLMEAKKEVFAEAKGEGLDVKVLKEILKIRKQDKDERDEQETLLDVYLRAMDAPSPAPIAQAA; from the coding sequence ATGACCGACATGACCGACACCGTAGGCGTTGCGGGCGACCGCATCCGCTCGATCATCGAGCGCGTGGAGCGGCTGGAGGAGGAGATCAAGGACCTGATGGAGGCCAAGAAGGAGGTCTTCGCCGAGGCGAAGGGCGAAGGGCTGGACGTCAAGGTGCTCAAGGAGATCCTGAAGATCCGCAAGCAGGACAAGGACGAGCGGGACGAGCAGGAAACCCTGCTCGACGTCTACCTTCGCGCCATGGATGCCCCCTCCCCGGCGCCGATCGCGCAAGCGGCCTGA
- a CDS encoding phosphoribosylaminoimidazolesuccinocarboxamide synthase: protein MNTADLVPHAHQVLREATLPELPNHYRGKVRDNYDLPDGRRVLITSDRISAFDRALAAIPFKGQVLTQTARYWFEKTADICPNHVIAYPDPNVVVGRRLEILPVEVVVRGYLAGTTSTSILTRYRAGERDMYGHRFPEGMRPNERLPRAIITPTTKAFDGGHDEPLTEGEILERGLLTPEQWRTVSEAALALFARGQALAGERGLILADTKYEFGTDPDGRIVLADEIHTPDSSRYWFAQSYPERFASGAAPESFDKDFVRNWVVARCDPYTDPIPEIPADVVLETAAVYIRAYETITGARFVLPDPAEEPLARIRRNLAAYLGTPSRA, encoded by the coding sequence ATGAACACGGCCGACCTCGTTCCGCACGCACATCAAGTTCTGCGTGAGGCGACCCTGCCCGAACTGCCGAACCACTACCGGGGCAAGGTGCGGGACAATTACGACCTGCCGGACGGGCGGCGCGTGCTCATCACCTCGGACCGTATCAGTGCCTTCGACCGCGCGCTGGCCGCGATCCCCTTCAAGGGGCAGGTGCTGACCCAGACCGCGCGCTACTGGTTCGAGAAGACGGCCGATATCTGCCCGAACCACGTGATCGCCTATCCGGACCCGAACGTGGTGGTCGGCCGTCGCCTGGAGATCCTGCCGGTCGAGGTGGTGGTGCGCGGCTACCTCGCGGGCACCACATCGACCTCGATCCTGACACGGTACCGGGCGGGCGAGCGCGACATGTACGGTCACCGCTTCCCGGAGGGCATGCGGCCGAACGAGCGCCTGCCCCGGGCCATCATCACGCCGACCACGAAGGCGTTCGACGGCGGCCACGATGAGCCCCTGACCGAGGGCGAGATCCTGGAGCGCGGGCTGCTGACGCCTGAGCAGTGGCGAACGGTGTCGGAGGCGGCGCTGGCGCTGTTCGCCCGCGGGCAAGCCCTCGCGGGGGAGCGCGGGTTGATCCTTGCCGACACGAAGTACGAGTTCGGCACCGATCCGGACGGCCGCATCGTCCTGGCCGACGAGATCCACACGCCGGACAGCAGTCGCTACTGGTTCGCCCAGAGCTATCCCGAACGCTTCGCGTCCGGCGCGGCCCCGGAGAGTTTCGACAAGGATTTCGTGCGGAACTGGGTCGTCGCGCGCTGCGATCCCTACACGGACCCGATCCCGGAGATCCCTGCCGACGTCGTTCTGGAAACGGCCGCGGTCTACATCCGCGCCTACGAGACCATCACGGGCGCGCGCTTCGTGCTGCCCGATCCCGCCGAGGAGCCGCTCGCCCGCATCCGGCGCAATCTCGCGGCCTATCTCGGGACGCCCTCACGCGCCTGA
- a CDS encoding Crp/Fnr family transcriptional regulator: MTGSTHQSSRHPFLRKIESLALFRPSEAELAALNALPMQMATIEANRDIVREGDRPSRCFAVLEGIACTYKSTRSGKRQVMGYHVPGDVPDFLSLHLETLDISIATVSACRLGFVQHEAARAMLRAHPRLNDVFWRATLIDAAIVREWMLNTGRREAFARMAHLFCELVIRLGAVGLAPDRTCDIPMTQPELADALGITPVHVNRTIRDLKAAGLITLRSRRLTVHDWNGLVSAAEFDPTYLHCRDQDAS; the protein is encoded by the coding sequence ATGACAGGATCAACGCATCAGTCGAGCAGGCATCCGTTCCTGCGCAAAATCGAGAGCCTCGCCCTGTTCAGACCGAGCGAGGCGGAGCTCGCGGCCTTGAATGCTCTGCCCATGCAGATGGCGACGATCGAGGCTAACCGGGACATCGTCCGGGAAGGTGACCGCCCGTCCCGCTGCTTCGCGGTCTTGGAGGGCATCGCCTGCACGTACAAGTCGACGCGGTCCGGAAAACGACAGGTCATGGGCTATCACGTGCCCGGCGACGTGCCGGACTTCCTGAGCCTCCACCTGGAAACCCTCGACATCAGCATCGCCACAGTCAGCGCATGCCGCCTCGGCTTCGTTCAGCACGAAGCGGCGCGCGCCATGCTGCGCGCGCACCCACGGCTCAACGACGTGTTCTGGCGCGCGACGCTGATCGACGCCGCCATCGTGCGGGAGTGGATGCTCAATACGGGCCGGCGGGAAGCCTTCGCCCGCATGGCCCACCTGTTCTGCGAACTGGTGATCCGCCTCGGCGCGGTCGGGCTCGCTCCGGACCGGACCTGTGACATCCCCATGACCCAGCCGGAACTCGCGGACGCCCTCGGCATCACGCCGGTCCATGTGAACCGGACCATCCGGGACCTCAAGGCCGCCGGCCTGATCACGCTACGCAGCCGCCGCCTCACGGTTCACGACTGGAATGGACTGGTATCGGCGGCGGAGTTCGACCCCACCTACCTGCACTGCCGCGATCAGGACGCGTCGTAG